Proteins encoded in a region of the Candidatus Methanomethylophilaceae archaeon genome:
- a CDS encoding HesA/MoeB/ThiF family protein, producing the protein MTMGRYERQLLEFTADEQERIRNATIGIVGCGGLGSHVVTALASAGIGKMVIIDPDVPDITNLNRQFIYCEHVLSGEEPRHKAEIMAEWIRKINPEVEVEYHVGRFDEDTCSDFDDCDVMVDCLDSISSRQFLNGYCVWVGKPLVHGGIAGFTAEFCTIIPDSTPCLRCILGDMPNAVSPPASIGPVVMFTGSLEATEVLKLVIGRDDASRGTFYSYDLSCGRVTPISFSRDPECPVCGHRE; encoded by the coding sequence TTGACCATGGGAAGATACGAAAGGCAACTATTGGAATTCACGGCCGACGAGCAGGAACGTATTCGCAACGCAACGATAGGGATTGTTGGATGCGGCGGACTGGGTTCCCATGTCGTCACCGCACTCGCATCGGCAGGCATAGGGAAGATGGTGATCATAGATCCCGATGTCCCGGACATCACGAATCTGAACCGTCAGTTCATCTATTGCGAACATGTGCTGTCCGGCGAGGAGCCGAGGCATAAGGCGGAGATCATGGCGGAATGGATCCGCAAAATCAATCCCGAGGTCGAGGTCGAATACCATGTCGGAAGGTTCGATGAGGATACCTGCAGCGATTTCGATGATTGCGATGTCATGGTGGATTGTCTCGATTCAATATCCTCCAGACAATTCCTCAACGGATACTGCGTGTGGGTCGGGAAGCCGCTGGTCCACGGAGGCATCGCAGGGTTCACCGCGGAGTTCTGCACGATAATACCAGATTCCACCCCATGCCTGAGATGCATACTCGGGGACATGCCCAATGCAGTATCGCCTCCGGCGTCCATAGGGCCCGTCGTGATGTTCACCGGATCGCTCGAGGCCACCGAGGTGCTGAAGCTGGTCATCGGCCGCGATGATGCTTCCAGGGGCACGTTCTACTCATATGACCTGTCGTGCGGAAGGGTCACACCCATATCTTTCAGTCGGGATCCTGAATGTCCGGTCTGCGGCCATAGGGAATGA